From a region of the Triticum aestivum cultivar Chinese Spring chromosome 7D, IWGSC CS RefSeq v2.1, whole genome shotgun sequence genome:
- the LOC123166236 gene encoding protein ROOT INITIATION DEFECTIVE 3 isoform X1, producing the protein MAPPSQLVLAASSTDAGVAAWDLRTGAEAIRHRPCASRPRAIAAVAGRFLAAAQVAAGNSAPIHYYHWDKPQVAVKSFPAEPIRALIADPEGNYLIGGGVSGDIFFWEVASGELLVRWHAHYRDVRCLALYDMLLVSASEDGSIKVWDLLTMLDEQSRFEAKTPYLYNFNQHTLPVTDIACFHGAIAVSSSEDRTCKIWSLSEGRMLRSISFPAIIDSVEIDPRSHIFYAGGRDGKIYVTAMGVDVSSQGRDDTSILGILDDHSKAVTSLTSSTDGLLLVSGSEDGNVRVWDTRSQQVTRKFKHSQGPVTNVLIVTPKRLNLPPLQPLRKVCAASGEVVPRAVILPNPDNDVHIAGNLSSNLLEQLLDAQQQHGSSRLFDSGVSTLNGVPNQQGTEWRSKYLELQDLFVHEVLGDMPS; encoded by the exons ATGGCGCCGCCGTCGCAACTGGTGCTCGCGGCCTCCTCCACCGACGCCGGCGTGGCCGCGTGGGACCTCCGCACGGGGGCCGAGGCCATCCGCCACCGCCCCTGCGCCTCCCGGCCACGTGCCATCGCTGCCGTCGCCGGCCgcttcctcgccgccgcccaggTCGCCGCCGGCAACTCCGCCCCCATCCACTACTACCACTGGGACAAG CCCCAGGTGGCTGTGAAGAGCTTCCCCGCCGAGCCAATCCGCGCGCTCATTGCTGACCCGGAGGGGAACTATCTCATCGGCGGCGGTGTGTCTGGTGACATATTCTTTTGGGAG GTGGCTAGTGGAGAGCTGCTTGTCCGATGGCATGCTCACTATCGTGATGTTAGGTGCCTTGCCCTCTATGACATGTTGCTTGTCTCGGCATCCGAGGATGGGAGCATCAAAGTTTGGGATCTTCTCAC GATGCTTGATGAGCAATCAAGGTTTGAGGCAAAGACGCCATACCTATACAACTTTAATCAGCACACACTTCCTGTAACTGATATTGCTTGTTTTCATGGAGCAATTGCTGTGTCATCTTCAGAGGACCGCACATGTAAA ATATGGAGTCTATCAGAGGGCAGGATGCTGAGAAGTATTTCATTTCCTGCTATCATTGATTCTGTCGAAATAGACCCAAGAAGTCATATTTTCTATGCTGGTGGTAGAGATGGAAAGATATATGTTACTGCTATGGGTGTTGATGTCTCCTCTCAGGGCCGTGATGATACGTCTATTCTCGGTATTCTGGATGACCACAG CAAGGCGGTAACGAGCTTAACATCAAGTACAGATGGCCTTCTACTAGTCTCTGGTTCGGAGGATGGTAATGTTCGGGTTTGGGATACGAGAAGTCAGCAAGTAACCCGAAAATTCAAACACTCTCAAG GTCCAGTAACTAATGTTCTCATAGTAACACCCAAAAGATTAAATCTGCCACCTTTACAACCATTGCGGAAAGTGTGCGCAGCAAGTGGCGAAGTTGTACCACGAGCTGTAATTCTGCCCAACCCTGACAATGATGTTCATATTGCTGGAAATCTCAGCTCTAACCTTCTAGAGCAGCTCTTGGATGCACAACAG CAGCACGGCAGCTCTAGGTTATTTGATTCTGGGGTAAGCACTCTCAATGGCGTACCAAACCAGCAGGGGACAGAATGGAGAAGTAAATACCTAGAGTTGCAGGATCTTTTTGTGCATGAGGTTCTTGGTGATATGCCATCTTAA
- the LOC123166236 gene encoding protein ROOT INITIATION DEFECTIVE 3 isoform X2 — MAPPSQLVLAASSTDAGVAAWDLRTGAEAIRHRPCASRPRAIAAVAGRFLAAAQVAAGNSAPIHYYHWDKPQVAVKSFPAEPIRALIADPEGNYLIGGGVSGDIFFWEVASGELLVRWHAHYRDVRCLALYDMLLVSASEDGSIKVWDLLTMLDEQSRFEAKTPYLYNFNQHTLPVTDIACFHGAIAVSSSEDRTCKIWSLSEGRMLRSISFPAIIDSVEIDPRSHIFYAGGRDGKIYVTAMGVDVSSQGRDDTSILGILDDHSKAVTSLTSSTDGLLLVSGSEDGNVRVWDTRSQQVTRKFKHSQGPVTNVLIVTPKRLNLPPLQPLRKVCAASGEVVPRAVILPNPDNDVHIAGNLSSNLLEQLLDAQQHGSSRLFDSGVSTLNGVPNQQGTEWRSKYLELQDLFVHEVLGDMPS, encoded by the exons ATGGCGCCGCCGTCGCAACTGGTGCTCGCGGCCTCCTCCACCGACGCCGGCGTGGCCGCGTGGGACCTCCGCACGGGGGCCGAGGCCATCCGCCACCGCCCCTGCGCCTCCCGGCCACGTGCCATCGCTGCCGTCGCCGGCCgcttcctcgccgccgcccaggTCGCCGCCGGCAACTCCGCCCCCATCCACTACTACCACTGGGACAAG CCCCAGGTGGCTGTGAAGAGCTTCCCCGCCGAGCCAATCCGCGCGCTCATTGCTGACCCGGAGGGGAACTATCTCATCGGCGGCGGTGTGTCTGGTGACATATTCTTTTGGGAG GTGGCTAGTGGAGAGCTGCTTGTCCGATGGCATGCTCACTATCGTGATGTTAGGTGCCTTGCCCTCTATGACATGTTGCTTGTCTCGGCATCCGAGGATGGGAGCATCAAAGTTTGGGATCTTCTCAC GATGCTTGATGAGCAATCAAGGTTTGAGGCAAAGACGCCATACCTATACAACTTTAATCAGCACACACTTCCTGTAACTGATATTGCTTGTTTTCATGGAGCAATTGCTGTGTCATCTTCAGAGGACCGCACATGTAAA ATATGGAGTCTATCAGAGGGCAGGATGCTGAGAAGTATTTCATTTCCTGCTATCATTGATTCTGTCGAAATAGACCCAAGAAGTCATATTTTCTATGCTGGTGGTAGAGATGGAAAGATATATGTTACTGCTATGGGTGTTGATGTCTCCTCTCAGGGCCGTGATGATACGTCTATTCTCGGTATTCTGGATGACCACAG CAAGGCGGTAACGAGCTTAACATCAAGTACAGATGGCCTTCTACTAGTCTCTGGTTCGGAGGATGGTAATGTTCGGGTTTGGGATACGAGAAGTCAGCAAGTAACCCGAAAATTCAAACACTCTCAAG GTCCAGTAACTAATGTTCTCATAGTAACACCCAAAAGATTAAATCTGCCACCTTTACAACCATTGCGGAAAGTGTGCGCAGCAAGTGGCGAAGTTGTACCACGAGCTGTAATTCTGCCCAACCCTGACAATGATGTTCATATTGCTGGAAATCTCAGCTCTAACCTTCTAGAGCAGCTCTTGGATGCACAACAG CACGGCAGCTCTAGGTTATTTGATTCTGGGGTAAGCACTCTCAATGGCGTACCAAACCAGCAGGGGACAGAATGGAGAAGTAAATACCTAGAGTTGCAGGATCTTTTTGTGCATGAGGTTCTTGGTGATATGCCATCTTAA